The proteins below come from a single Seriola aureovittata isolate HTS-2021-v1 ecotype China chromosome 23, ASM2101889v1, whole genome shotgun sequence genomic window:
- the LOC130164039 gene encoding hepatocyte growth factor activator isoform X2, translating to MQTFLMAYIILLFLPCVFSAWARILVPGYESKEPWRESRKVLTITGEECKFPFRQGGRIHHHCITIKPSRSWCSLTHNFDRDRQWGFCAPEKTQPDVFVHTSRRIMDPCQVNPCQNGGVCTLMQHRQTFECTCPEGFSGRLCVQKKCYETIHLRYYDIGESWGRIHLRNVEQCTCVAGEIKCERVRYTMCRRNPCHNEGTCRRIVTTGKEVCNCRRGYSGPYCSFVSSRRIVPFEVLPAIKKPNPRKPAKKPVCGKKHKKRLSMARGRIMGGSSVLPGTHPWMAAIYSEQSDFCAGTLVSSCWVVSAAHCFFRNPLKSQIRVVLGQQRFNVTDPNTRTFGVEKYIFPKQFSVFNPTLHDIVLIKLKKQDGRCVRRTPFIQPICLPDKSMTFPDDYCCTISGWGHTHEKANAYSSLQEAGVRLISHDTCRKPEVYGNHVTADMICAGLNGCVDACQGDSGGPLACARNDVSFLYGIISWGEGCGRSGKPGVYTKVVNYIDWINSVIRRKPKAS from the exons ATGCAAACTTTTCTGATGGCATACATTATATTACTTTTCCTACCTTGTGTTTTCAGTGCATGGGCG CGAATATTAGTCCCTGGATACGAATCAAAAGAGCCATGGAGGGAGAGCCGGAAAG TTCTTACTATAACAGGCGAAGAATGTAAATTCCCATTTCGTCAGGGTGGAAGGATTCACCATCACTGCATCACCATTAAGCCCTCAAGATCGTG gTGCTCTCTTACTCATAACTTTGATCGGGACCGGCAGTGGGGCTTCTGTGCGCCGGAGAAAACGCAACCAGATG TTTTCGTCCACACGTCTCGCAGAATCATGGATCCATGTCAGGTGAACCCGTGTCAGAATGGGGGCGTCTGCACGCTGatgcaacacagacaaacatttgaGTGCACCTGTCCCGAGGGCTTCTCTGGGAGACTTTGTGTGCAGA AGAAGTGCTATGAAACCATACACCTGCGCTATTATGACATCGGAGAGTCTTGGGGACGAATTCACCTCCGCAACGTGGAACAGTGCACATGTGTGGCAGGGGAAATCAAGTGTGAAAGAGTCCGCTACACAA TGTGCCGCAGGAACCCTTGTCACAACGAGGGAACATGTCGAAGGATCGTGACCACCGGCAAGGAGGTGTGCAACTGCAGGCGTGGCTACAGCGGACCGTACTGTAGCTTTG TTTCTTCTCGAAGGATTGTCCCATTTGAAGTCCTGCCCGCCATTAAAAAACCTAACCCCCGCAAGCCAGCAAAAAAGCCTGTGTGTGGGAAAAAGCACAAGAAGAGGTTGTCGATGGCTAGAGGGAGGATAATGGGTGGAAGCTCAGTTCTGCCAGGTACTCACCCCTGGATGGCAGCGATTTACAGTGAGCAGTCAGACTTCTGCGCCGGCACCCTCGTCTCCTCTTGCTGGGTCGTCTCTGCAGCACACTGCTTCTTCCGCAA CCCACTGAAGTCTCAGATTCGTGTGGTGCTCGGCCAGCAGAGGTTTAACGTAACCGATCCCAACACCAGGACGTTCGGAGTGGAGAAGTACATCTTTCCAAAACAGTTCTCGGTGTTTAATCCAACACTACATGACATTG TTCTGATCAAACTGAAGAAGCAGGACGGACGCTGTGTGAGGAGAACCCCGTTCATCCAACCCATCTGTCTCCCAGACAAAAGCATGACGTTCCCCGATGACTACTGTTGTACTATCAGCGGCTGGGGACACACTCATgaga AGGCAAACGCGTACTCCAGTCTACAGGAGGCTGGAGTGAGACTGATTTCTCATGACACTTGTAGGAAGCCTGAAGTCTACGGCAACCATGTCACTGCCGACATGATTTGTGCAGGGCTCAACGGCTGTGTCGACGCATGCCAG GGTGACTCCGGGGGCCCTCTGGCCTGTGCTAGGAATGATGTCAGCTTCCTGTATGGGATCATCAGCTGGGGAGAGGGCTGCGGCCGCTCTGGAAAGCCTGGTGTTTACACTAAAGTAGTGAACTATATCGACTGGATCAATTCAGTGATCAGACGTAAACCCAAGGCTTCATGA
- the LOC130164039 gene encoding hepatocyte growth factor activator isoform X1 translates to MQTFLMAYIILLFLPCVFSAWARILVPGYESKEPWRESRKVLTITGEECKFPFRQGGRIHHHCITIKPSRSWCSLTHNFDRDRQWGFCAPEKTQPDVFVHTSRRIMDPCQVNPCQNGGVCTLMQHRQTFECTCPEGFSGRLCVQKKCYETIHLRYYDIGESWGRIHLRNVEQCTCVAGEIKCERVRYTMCRRNPCHNEGTCRRIVTTGKEVCNCRRGYSGPYCSFEPETECYNSRGKRYRGLADTTVSGARCLPWNSDLLYDELHVGTVVASPLRGLGAHAYCRNPDGDKMPWCYTLNDDAISWEYCDVPSCVMPVFSSRRIVPFEVLPAIKKPNPRKPAKKPVCGKKHKKRLSMARGRIMGGSSVLPGTHPWMAAIYSEQSDFCAGTLVSSCWVVSAAHCFFRNPLKSQIRVVLGQQRFNVTDPNTRTFGVEKYIFPKQFSVFNPTLHDIVLIKLKKQDGRCVRRTPFIQPICLPDKSMTFPDDYCCTISGWGHTHEKANAYSSLQEAGVRLISHDTCRKPEVYGNHVTADMICAGLNGCVDACQGDSGGPLACARNDVSFLYGIISWGEGCGRSGKPGVYTKVVNYIDWINSVIRRKPKAS, encoded by the exons ATGCAAACTTTTCTGATGGCATACATTATATTACTTTTCCTACCTTGTGTTTTCAGTGCATGGGCG CGAATATTAGTCCCTGGATACGAATCAAAAGAGCCATGGAGGGAGAGCCGGAAAG TTCTTACTATAACAGGCGAAGAATGTAAATTCCCATTTCGTCAGGGTGGAAGGATTCACCATCACTGCATCACCATTAAGCCCTCAAGATCGTG gTGCTCTCTTACTCATAACTTTGATCGGGACCGGCAGTGGGGCTTCTGTGCGCCGGAGAAAACGCAACCAGATG TTTTCGTCCACACGTCTCGCAGAATCATGGATCCATGTCAGGTGAACCCGTGTCAGAATGGGGGCGTCTGCACGCTGatgcaacacagacaaacatttgaGTGCACCTGTCCCGAGGGCTTCTCTGGGAGACTTTGTGTGCAGA AGAAGTGCTATGAAACCATACACCTGCGCTATTATGACATCGGAGAGTCTTGGGGACGAATTCACCTCCGCAACGTGGAACAGTGCACATGTGTGGCAGGGGAAATCAAGTGTGAAAGAGTCCGCTACACAA TGTGCCGCAGGAACCCTTGTCACAACGAGGGAACATGTCGAAGGATCGTGACCACCGGCAAGGAGGTGTGCAACTGCAGGCGTGGCTACAGCGGACCGTACTGTAGCTTTG agcCGGAGACAGAGTGCTATAACAGCAGGGGCAAGCGTTACCGAGGGCTGGCGGACACCACGGTGTCTGGCGCCCGGTGTCTGCCGTGGAACTCAGACCTGCTGTATGACGAGCTCCATGTCGGCACGGTGGTTGCATCGCCCCTCAGGGGCCTCGGGGCGCATGCCtactgcag aaaCCCAGATGGGGACAAGATGCCGTGGTGCTACACACTAAATGACGATGCCATCTCCTGGGAGTACTGTGACGTCCCCTCCTGTGTGATGCCCGTGT TTTCTTCTCGAAGGATTGTCCCATTTGAAGTCCTGCCCGCCATTAAAAAACCTAACCCCCGCAAGCCAGCAAAAAAGCCTGTGTGTGGGAAAAAGCACAAGAAGAGGTTGTCGATGGCTAGAGGGAGGATAATGGGTGGAAGCTCAGTTCTGCCAGGTACTCACCCCTGGATGGCAGCGATTTACAGTGAGCAGTCAGACTTCTGCGCCGGCACCCTCGTCTCCTCTTGCTGGGTCGTCTCTGCAGCACACTGCTTCTTCCGCAA CCCACTGAAGTCTCAGATTCGTGTGGTGCTCGGCCAGCAGAGGTTTAACGTAACCGATCCCAACACCAGGACGTTCGGAGTGGAGAAGTACATCTTTCCAAAACAGTTCTCGGTGTTTAATCCAACACTACATGACATTG TTCTGATCAAACTGAAGAAGCAGGACGGACGCTGTGTGAGGAGAACCCCGTTCATCCAACCCATCTGTCTCCCAGACAAAAGCATGACGTTCCCCGATGACTACTGTTGTACTATCAGCGGCTGGGGACACACTCATgaga AGGCAAACGCGTACTCCAGTCTACAGGAGGCTGGAGTGAGACTGATTTCTCATGACACTTGTAGGAAGCCTGAAGTCTACGGCAACCATGTCACTGCCGACATGATTTGTGCAGGGCTCAACGGCTGTGTCGACGCATGCCAG GGTGACTCCGGGGGCCCTCTGGCCTGTGCTAGGAATGATGTCAGCTTCCTGTATGGGATCATCAGCTGGGGAGAGGGCTGCGGCCGCTCTGGAAAGCCTGGTGTTTACACTAAAGTAGTGAACTATATCGACTGGATCAATTCAGTGATCAGACGTAAACCCAAGGCTTCATGA